In [Leptolyngbya] sp. PCC 7376, a genomic segment contains:
- a CDS encoding BrnT family toxin: MKITWDKKTAAINFQTYGLHFSDVVAIFYDSNTLELGETLIEGGRKYIAIGIDQLFRTSVIAYDFHDSHIKIMSARLATPSEKYMYETRIRF; this comes from the coding sequence ATGAAAATTACTTGGGATAAAAAAACTGCAGCCATCAATTTTCAGACCTATGGCCTTCACTTTTCTGATGTCGTCGCAATTTTCTATGACAGCAATACCCTCGAACTCGGTGAAACACTCATAGAAGGCGGCAGAAAATATATCGCAATCGGTATCGATCAACTTTTTCGTACCTCTGTGATTGCCTATGATTTCCATGATAGTCACATTAAAATAATGTCAGCGCGACTGGCTACACCTTCAGAGAAATATATGTATGAAACCAGAATACGATTTTAG
- the recF gene encoding DNA replication/repair protein RecF (All proteins in this family for which functions are known are DNA-binding proteins that assist the filamentation of RecA onto DNA for the initiation of recombination or recombinational repair.), which yields MYLKSLHLRNFRNYREQYIDFTAQKTILIGNNAQGKSNLLEAVELLSTLKTHRTSRDADLVLQPESSGSLQAVISREYGDSELNAVLRTKGRRTLVLNGETVRRQMDALGILNSVQFSCLDLDLVRGGPDYRRNWIDGLLVQLEPLYAHISQQYQQVLRQRNALLKRIRKLTQEGVSLSSDALQELQLWDLQLAAAGSRVTRRRSRSLARLIPLAQKWHREISSHTENLVITYSPNVVWTEDEPESVQQAFLEKIEQRRTAEKHQGSSMVGTHRDEIEFEINGTPARFYGSQGQQRTLVLALKLAELQLIEEVVGEPPLLLLDDVLAELDPSRQNQLLDTIQSRFQTIITTTHLNSFDANWLKHAQILTVEQGHLQEFETQPQPQLSTDLQPEKATKNSESVTKHSD from the coding sequence ATGTATCTGAAAAGTCTCCACCTGCGTAATTTCAGGAATTATCGTGAGCAATACATTGACTTCACTGCCCAGAAAACAATTTTGATTGGCAATAATGCCCAAGGAAAATCTAATCTTTTAGAAGCGGTGGAGTTACTCTCCACATTAAAAACCCATCGCACTAGCCGTGATGCTGATCTTGTCCTACAGCCAGAGTCTAGTGGTTCATTACAAGCGGTTATTAGTCGGGAATATGGAGATTCTGAACTAAATGCAGTTTTGCGAACGAAGGGTCGACGCACTCTTGTACTCAATGGGGAGACTGTCCGCCGTCAAATGGATGCGCTTGGTATTTTAAATTCGGTGCAGTTTTCTTGTCTCGATTTGGATTTGGTGAGAGGTGGCCCTGATTATCGGCGCAACTGGATTGATGGGCTTTTGGTGCAGCTTGAGCCTCTATATGCTCATATTTCTCAGCAGTATCAGCAGGTGCTTCGGCAGCGTAATGCACTCCTGAAAAGAATTCGTAAACTCACTCAGGAAGGGGTTTCACTGTCTTCTGATGCGTTGCAAGAACTCCAACTTTGGGATCTGCAATTGGCAGCAGCAGGATCTCGCGTTACAAGGCGGCGATCGCGGAGTTTAGCTCGGTTAATACCTTTAGCGCAGAAGTGGCATCGAGAAATTAGTAGCCATACCGAAAATTTAGTAATTACCTATTCACCAAATGTTGTGTGGACGGAAGATGAGCCGGAATCGGTACAACAAGCTTTCCTCGAAAAAATTGAGCAACGACGCACGGCAGAAAAGCATCAAGGTAGCAGTATGGTCGGAACACATCGCGATGAGATTGAGTTTGAAATCAATGGCACTCCAGCCCGTTTCTATGGTTCGCAGGGACAACAAAGAACGTTAGTTTTGGCACTGAAATTGGCAGAGTTACAGCTGATTGAAGAGGTCGTCGGAGAACCCCCTTTGCTGTTATTGGATGATGTTTTAGCGGAGTTGGACCCGTCACGACAAAATCAGTTGCTCGATACAATTCAGTCTCGTTTTCAAACGATTATTACGACAACTCATTTAAATTCTTTTGATGCAAATTGGCTTAAGCATGCGCAAATTCTGACGGTAGAACAAGGTCATCTTCAAGAATTTGAGACTCAGCCGCAACCACAACTTTCAACAGATCTTCAGCCTGAGAAAGCGACGAAAAACTCGGAAAGTGTCACCAAGCACTCTGATTGA
- a CDS encoding phosphate/phosphite/phosphonate ABC transporter substrate-binding protein — translation MRQTIFRLLLPFALVSFFSGCATSPEVQSPTTTIPQENSSSTDKEAVNPESMIVLGDVSENPTRKIERFQPLADYLAAQLEAEGITKGKVKVAPDIDTMIAWLKSGEVDLYFDSPFPAMLMQKNAQAKPLLRRRKKGQAEYHTVFFVLKESGITSLEDLKGKLLAIDEPESTTGFMLPIGFLLESEFKVEEKASLNAQPTEDTVGYIFSGDDENTVEWVISKEIEAGAVDNRTFDQLDQSVRDAMLIIAETEVVPRNLTMVAPDLDEALTTKIKEVLINMDETPEGQDVLQLFEKTAQFDELPDESSLEKMDVFYDLVQSQN, via the coding sequence ATGCGACAAACAATATTTCGTTTGCTCTTACCTTTCGCATTAGTTAGTTTTTTTTCAGGTTGTGCGACTTCTCCAGAAGTCCAATCCCCAACAACTACAATACCTCAAGAAAATTCCAGCTCAACGGATAAAGAAGCTGTAAATCCAGAGTCAATGATTGTTTTAGGAGATGTTTCAGAAAACCCTACCCGAAAAATTGAGCGTTTCCAGCCCTTAGCTGATTACCTCGCAGCACAACTAGAAGCAGAAGGCATTACCAAAGGAAAAGTCAAAGTTGCACCGGACATCGATACGATGATCGCTTGGTTGAAAAGTGGCGAAGTTGATCTCTATTTTGACAGTCCATTTCCGGCAATGTTGATGCAAAAAAATGCCCAAGCAAAACCACTACTACGGCGACGGAAAAAGGGACAGGCTGAGTATCACACAGTATTCTTTGTTCTAAAAGAAAGTGGCATTACAAGCCTCGAAGATCTAAAAGGAAAATTACTTGCCATCGATGAACCTGAGTCAACAACGGGCTTTATGTTGCCGATTGGTTTTCTACTCGAATCAGAATTTAAAGTTGAAGAGAAAGCCTCTCTCAACGCTCAACCTACCGAAGATACTGTTGGCTATATTTTTAGTGGTGACGATGAAAATACGGTGGAATGGGTCATTAGTAAAGAGATTGAAGCGGGAGCTGTTGACAATAGAACTTTTGATCAACTTGACCAATCTGTACGAGATGCAATGTTGATTATTGCGGAAACAGAAGTTGTGCCGCGTAATTTAACAATGGTGGCTCCAGATTTAGATGAGGCACTAACAACCAAGATTAAAGAGGTGTTGATTAATATGGATGAAACACCAGAAGGTCAAGATGTGCTCCAGTTGTTTGAAAAAACAGCTCAATTTGATGAGCTGCCTGATGAAAGTTCCCTTGAGAAAATGGATGTTTTCTATGATTTAGTACAATCCCAAAACTGA
- the hisS gene encoding histidine--tRNA ligase: protein MANIQALRGTKDIYAPEIAYWQMVEAVVRDCLGRATYQEIRTPIFEQTDLFQRGIGEATDVVSKEMYSFTDRGDRSLTLRPEGTAGAVRAYIERKLFAQGGVQRLWYTGPMFRYERPQAGRQRQFHQVGVEVLGTNDARADVEVIAIATQILGTLGLKNLSLQLNSVGNKEDRQRYRDALVEYLTPFKADLDKDSQDRLDRNPLRILDSKDKKTQVIAKDAPSILDYLSESSKAHFDKVQASLANLGIDYQLNPCLVRGLDYYTHTAFEIQSNDLGAQATVCGGGRYDGLVSELGGPETAAVGWAIGLERLVILLQQLAETPTQSLDFYVVSRGDAAEASSGVLAHKLRLAGFSVELDLSGSAFGKQFKRADRSGAIACLVLGDDEAANDQVQLKWLQTKEQLTLAQSELLDKSGFWKTQILWNTPKQQA, encoded by the coding sequence ATGGCAAATATTCAGGCACTTAGAGGGACAAAAGATATCTATGCACCAGAAATCGCTTATTGGCAGATGGTGGAAGCGGTGGTGCGTGATTGTTTAGGGCGGGCAACCTACCAAGAAATTCGGACGCCTATTTTTGAACAAACGGATTTATTTCAGCGGGGTATTGGTGAAGCCACCGATGTCGTCAGCAAAGAGATGTACTCGTTTACAGATCGTGGCGATCGCTCCCTTACCCTCAGACCAGAAGGAACAGCTGGTGCGGTACGTGCTTACATCGAGCGTAAATTATTTGCCCAGGGTGGTGTGCAACGGCTTTGGTATACGGGGCCAATGTTTCGTTATGAACGTCCCCAAGCTGGTCGGCAACGGCAATTTCATCAAGTTGGTGTTGAGGTACTCGGTACTAATGATGCCCGCGCTGATGTGGAAGTAATTGCGATCGCTACCCAAATTTTAGGCACGTTAGGTCTTAAAAATTTAAGTCTTCAGCTCAATTCTGTTGGCAATAAAGAAGATCGCCAACGATATCGAGATGCTTTGGTGGAATATCTAACACCCTTTAAAGCAGACCTCGATAAAGATTCTCAGGATCGACTAGACCGTAACCCTCTCCGCATTCTCGATAGCAAGGATAAGAAAACTCAGGTGATCGCCAAAGATGCCCCAAGCATTTTGGATTATCTCAGTGAGAGCTCAAAAGCTCACTTCGATAAGGTGCAAGCCTCCCTCGCCAATTTGGGTATCGATTATCAGCTCAACCCTTGTTTAGTCAGGGGTTTGGATTATTACACCCACACCGCCTTTGAAATTCAGTCGAATGATTTGGGAGCACAGGCAACAGTTTGTGGTGGCGGCCGCTATGATGGTTTGGTCTCAGAACTGGGTGGCCCTGAAACAGCGGCAGTGGGCTGGGCAATTGGTTTAGAGCGACTCGTCATTCTATTGCAGCAGTTGGCTGAAACGCCGACCCAAAGCCTTGATTTTTATGTGGTGTCCCGAGGGGATGCAGCGGAGGCTTCTTCTGGAGTTTTGGCGCACAAATTACGATTAGCAGGCTTTTCCGTCGAGCTGGATCTTAGTGGCAGTGCCTTTGGGAAACAGTTTAAGCGGGCAGACCGGAGCGGGGCGATCGCCTGTCTGGTGCTCGGCGATGACGAAGCGGCAAACGACCAAGTGCAACTAAAGTGGCTCCAAACAAAGGAGCAGCTAACCCTTGCACAATCTGAGCTGCTCGATAAGAGCGGTTTCTGGAAAACACAAATTTTATGGAACACACCCAAGCAACAGGCATAA
- a CDS encoding tautomerase family protein, which produces MIRIYGIREQLNPIKAKLSDVVHHCMVETLKFPDSKRSHRFIPLASEDFYYPTDRSEAYTVIEITMIAGRTVETKKKLIHLLFEKIESVLDISPVDVEITIIESPASNWGFRGMTGDEAKLNYKVNV; this is translated from the coding sequence ATGATTCGTATCTATGGCATCCGTGAACAGCTAAATCCGATCAAAGCCAAACTTTCGGATGTGGTTCATCACTGCATGGTGGAAACACTAAAATTTCCCGATAGTAAGCGATCGCATCGATTTATACCGCTTGCCTCAGAAGACTTTTATTATCCAACTGACCGTTCCGAAGCCTACACCGTAATTGAAATTACGATGATAGCTGGCCGGACTGTTGAGACTAAGAAAAAACTCATCCACTTATTATTTGAAAAGATTGAATCGGTGCTTGATATTTCGCCAGTAGATGTAGAAATTACTATTATCGAATCTCCTGCCAGTAATTGGGGATTTCGAGGGATGACTGGTGATGAAGCGAAGCTCAACTATAAAGTCAATGTTTAA
- a CDS encoding daunorubicin resistance protein DrrA family ABC transporter ATP-binding protein, whose translation MTVAVAIHNLQKSYGTNPAVKDVSFEVERGTIFGLLGPNGAGKTTTIRCLCTLARPDAGNIDVCGISALAKPKAVRQRLGYVAQEVAIDKILTGRELLNLQAALYHLPKKFIPQRVEQLLGALGLAEYGDQKTGTYSGGLRKRLDLAAGLLHQPDVLVLDEPTVGLDIESRVVVWDFLQHLRAAGTTVIITSHYLEEIDALADNLAIIDKGKVIAAGTPNELKDKVGGDRVTLRIQEFTSDEEAQKATEVIEKLDFVETVIINGAQGNSLNLVVSRQGNHLSAIEQTIQSANLPIFSLSQSRPSLDDVYLAATGQTLMDADLAAAAKRDLKKEKKQQMKA comes from the coding sequence ATGACCGTTGCAGTTGCCATTCATAATCTTCAGAAAAGCTACGGCACAAATCCTGCAGTAAAGGATGTGTCTTTCGAGGTGGAGCGTGGCACAATTTTTGGATTATTGGGGCCAAATGGCGCAGGGAAAACCACCACGATTCGGTGTCTCTGTACTTTGGCACGACCGGATGCAGGAAACATTGATGTCTGCGGTATTTCAGCTTTAGCCAAACCCAAAGCAGTGCGACAACGCTTGGGATATGTGGCGCAAGAGGTAGCGATCGACAAAATTTTGACCGGACGCGAACTCCTCAATTTGCAAGCGGCGCTCTATCATCTCCCGAAAAAATTTATTCCCCAGCGAGTAGAGCAACTTCTTGGGGCTTTGGGTTTAGCAGAATATGGTGACCAGAAAACGGGGACTTATTCGGGGGGTCTGCGTAAACGTCTTGATTTGGCCGCAGGTCTACTCCATCAGCCAGACGTTTTGGTTTTAGATGAGCCGACGGTTGGTCTCGATATCGAGAGTCGGGTGGTCGTTTGGGATTTCCTGCAGCACTTACGAGCGGCCGGGACAACAGTGATTATTACGAGCCACTATCTCGAAGAAATTGATGCCCTTGCGGATAATCTCGCCATTATTGACAAAGGTAAGGTGATTGCAGCAGGAACTCCTAACGAACTGAAAGATAAAGTTGGTGGCGATCGCGTTACCCTCAGAATTCAAGAGTTTACATCTGATGAAGAGGCACAAAAAGCCACAGAGGTTATTGAGAAGCTAGATTTTGTCGAAACAGTTATTATAAATGGAGCTCAAGGTAACTCTTTAAATTTAGTCGTCAGTCGTCAAGGCAATCATCTCAGCGCTATTGAACAGACGATTCAATCTGCAAATTTACCGATTTTTAGCTTGAGTCAATCCCGCCCAAGTTTGGATGATGTTTATCTCGCAGCAACCGGTCAAACTCTTATGGATGCAGATCTTGCCGCCGCAGCGAAGCGGGATCTCAAAAAAGAGAAAAAGCAACAAATGAAAGCCTAA
- a CDS encoding sensor histidine kinase, whose protein sequence is MKHLKKHFKFRLRANSLAAKYTLAMTALVVSIVAGVSGLTIARERNTFRSELEQQAEVMLNTVVAMTSDAFYQRDFDDLERFMDNLGSTLEDDLFSFGRVYQSDGRVVSDAYQADIEIYSLEAEPFGQQLIASENIVYLWEDNQLIVGRAVSIGGDVWGAIAIGLSTDALKAKVTAVRNQGFVLAIFAVVIGIILARILSRSITESLRELTAATKDLAEGNLDQKITVAGEQELADLANSFNLMSSNVRTLVQELQEQAEALKTSEAIASEKALKLQIAMEELTTTQTQLMQSEKMVSLGQLVAGVAHEINNPINFIHGNIRHTIDYTNDLLELLDVYQDHNPEPPDDIADLTEEIELDFLKEDLPKMLQSMWTGTERIQEIVKSLRNFSRLDEAEFKAVDLHEGIDSTLMILENRLKSSGSFPRIEIRKNYGQLPNIECFPGQLNQVFMNLIVNAIDALESKGEDKTYEEIEALDPHIAITTSLIEDNWLRVCIRDNAGGIPPEVQAKLFDPFFTTKPLGKGTGLGLSISYKIITEKHFGHISCNSIIGEGTEFVVMIPQLSKHGVQQTSETVSSTSL, encoded by the coding sequence GTGAAGCACCTAAAAAAACACTTTAAGTTTCGTCTGCGAGCGAACTCCCTTGCGGCGAAATATACCCTCGCAATGACAGCACTTGTTGTCAGTATCGTTGCGGGGGTGAGTGGTTTGACGATTGCGAGAGAACGTAACACTTTCCGCTCAGAGTTAGAGCAGCAAGCCGAAGTGATGCTCAACACTGTAGTGGCCATGACCAGTGATGCTTTTTATCAGCGAGATTTCGATGATCTTGAGCGGTTTATGGATAATCTGGGGTCAACCCTAGAAGATGATTTATTTAGCTTCGGACGCGTTTACCAATCAGATGGACGCGTTGTATCAGACGCATACCAAGCTGATATTGAAATTTATTCCCTAGAGGCGGAGCCGTTCGGACAACAGCTCATCGCCTCCGAAAATATTGTTTACCTTTGGGAAGACAATCAGCTGATTGTGGGTCGGGCTGTCTCTATTGGCGGTGATGTGTGGGGGGCGATCGCCATTGGTCTGTCTACAGATGCTCTCAAAGCAAAAGTTACAGCCGTGAGAAATCAAGGTTTTGTCTTAGCGATTTTTGCGGTTGTTATTGGCATAATCCTGGCAAGGATATTAAGTCGTTCTATTACAGAATCTCTGCGGGAACTCACTGCCGCCACCAAAGATTTGGCGGAAGGGAATCTCGACCAAAAAATCACAGTGGCAGGTGAACAAGAGCTGGCTGACCTTGCCAATAGTTTTAACCTGATGTCCAGCAATGTTCGCACTTTAGTTCAGGAGTTACAGGAACAGGCTGAAGCACTAAAAACAAGTGAGGCGATCGCCTCAGAAAAAGCCCTCAAGCTCCAAATTGCAATGGAAGAGCTGACAACGACTCAGACCCAGCTGATGCAGAGCGAAAAAATGGTTAGCCTCGGTCAACTCGTCGCAGGAGTCGCCCATGAAATCAATAATCCCATTAACTTTATCCACGGCAACATTAGGCACACGATCGATTACACAAATGATTTATTAGAACTGCTAGATGTCTATCAAGACCACAATCCAGAGCCTCCCGATGATATTGCGGATCTCACAGAAGAAATTGAACTGGATTTTCTCAAAGAAGACCTGCCAAAGATGCTGCAATCCATGTGGACAGGCACAGAACGTATCCAAGAAATCGTTAAATCTCTGCGTAACTTTTCGCGACTAGACGAAGCAGAGTTTAAAGCAGTCGATCTTCATGAGGGTATTGATAGTACCTTAATGATTCTCGAAAATCGTCTCAAATCCAGTGGTAGTTTCCCAAGAATCGAAATCAGAAAAAATTATGGTCAGCTCCCAAATATTGAATGTTTTCCGGGTCAACTCAACCAGGTCTTTATGAATCTGATTGTCAATGCCATCGATGCCCTAGAGAGTAAAGGAGAAGACAAAACTTACGAAGAAATTGAAGCCCTAGATCCACATATTGCGATTACAACCTCTCTAATCGAAGATAACTGGCTTAGGGTTTGTATCCGCGACAATGCTGGTGGCATTCCACCAGAAGTTCAGGCAAAGTTATTTGACCCATTTTTCACCACTAAGCCTTTAGGTAAGGGCACAGGCCTGGGACTGTCCATTAGTTATAAAATCATTACTGAAAAACATTTTGGCCATATTTCCTGCAACTCGATAATTGGTGAGGGCACAGAATTTGTAGTGATGATTCCACAGCTCTCCAAACATGGCGTACAACAGACATCAGAAACCGTTAGTTCCACTTCCCTTTAA
- a CDS encoding inositol monophosphatase family protein, whose amino-acid sequence MTENLFWDDILTFASQTSHRIGDELIGKFGKLQAVRKDDGSLVTEADKWSDAEIRQAIATTFPEHGVLSEETEHIFPANDWCWVIDPIDGTTNFTRGIPIWGISIGLLYKGTPVFGYVHFPVIRQSFHGYWYGDSGLTGPTGAYCNGEPIHTSPDEPSLNHIFNLCARSTDVAAGKSFPCKIRLMGVASYNVLIVATGAALGGVEATPKIWDIAAVWAIVQAAGGAIATLEPNAIFPLEIGKDYGSRPFPCVTASREDLVDIFKPLVQFIGDRVCEKYEL is encoded by the coding sequence ATGACTGAGAATTTGTTTTGGGATGATATCCTTACGTTCGCTTCACAAACGAGTCATCGAATCGGGGATGAGCTGATCGGAAAGTTTGGGAAGTTACAAGCGGTACGCAAGGATGATGGCAGTCTCGTCACTGAAGCGGATAAATGGTCTGATGCAGAGATTCGGCAGGCGATCGCCACAACTTTTCCTGAGCATGGCGTTTTAAGCGAAGAGACAGAACATATTTTTCCGGCGAATGATTGGTGTTGGGTGATTGATCCTATTGATGGCACCACAAATTTTACACGGGGCATTCCTATCTGGGGCATCTCTATCGGTCTTCTCTATAAAGGCACACCAGTTTTCGGATATGTACATTTCCCAGTGATTCGCCAATCTTTTCATGGCTATTGGTATGGGGATTCTGGTTTGACCGGGCCAACAGGTGCCTACTGTAACGGCGAACCGATTCATACGAGTCCCGACGAACCCAGTCTCAACCATATTTTTAATCTCTGTGCCAGAAGTACCGATGTGGCAGCAGGAAAATCTTTTCCTTGCAAAATTAGGTTAATGGGTGTGGCGAGTTATAACGTGCTCATTGTGGCGACAGGAGCTGCCCTCGGTGGCGTAGAAGCCACACCTAAAATTTGGGATATTGCCGCAGTTTGGGCCATTGTGCAAGCGGCTGGTGGGGCGATCGCCACCCTCGAACCCAATGCGATTTTTCCGTTAGAAATTGGCAAAGATTATGGCAGTAGACCTTTCCCTTGTGTCACAGCAAGTCGCGAAGATTTAGTAGATATATTTAAACCGTTGGTTCAATTTATTGGCGATCGCGTATGTGAAAAATATGAATTATAA